One segment of Neosynechococcus sphagnicola sy1 DNA contains the following:
- a CDS encoding Calvin cycle protein CP12 — protein MTEQITPLSQRIETAIAEAHTAAQEHGDSSPQAASAWDIVEELEAEASHQRDAQKSNFEEFCEEFPDAPEARMYDA, from the coding sequence ATGACGGAACAAATTACCCCCCTGAGTCAACGGATTGAAACTGCGATCGCTGAAGCCCATACTGCCGCGCAGGAACATGGGGATTCATCTCCCCAAGCGGCCTCGGCGTGGGACATTGTGGAAGAGCTAGAGGCTGAAGCTTCCCACCAACGTGATGCTCAAAAGAGCAACTTTGAAGAGTTCTGCGAAGAATTTCCCGATGCTCCGGAAGCTCGCATGTACGACGCGTGA
- the hypA gene encoding hydrogenase maturation nickel metallochaperone HypA — protein MHELGLLENTLELALGYAQQQGASQIHRLTLRVGQLSGVMPEALRFAFDVVVQGTIAANAELEIETIPAICYCPTCQQDFQPPDWIYECPDCHQLCTQLLQGRDLELVSLEVS, from the coding sequence ATGCATGAACTGGGTCTGCTAGAAAACACCTTGGAATTGGCTCTTGGCTATGCGCAGCAACAGGGCGCGAGTCAAATCCATCGGCTGACGTTACGGGTCGGCCAATTATCGGGGGTGATGCCAGAAGCCCTGCGATTTGCCTTTGATGTCGTGGTGCAAGGGACGATCGCCGCAAATGCGGAACTCGAGATCGAAACCATCCCGGCAATTTGCTATTGCCCAACCTGCCAGCAAGACTTTCAGCCCCCAGATTGGATTTATGAATGCCCCGACTGTCATCAACTTTGTACGCAGCTGCTTCAGGGGCGCGACCTAGAACTTGTCTCATTAGAGGTTTCCTAG
- the hypB gene encoding hydrogenase nickel incorporation protein HypB: MGSVAINGVIQPDTLHPQFPNHDHPHGDRDQSGHPHGHSHSHGSKHSPEPASNIHVIPIHQGILAKNDRIAAQNRSFFRDRGILVLNLLSSPGAGKTALIERMAGDLPQLCYPPSGTPLKIAVIVGDLATDNDAQRLRHAGAAAVQITTGNTCHLEADMVAQAMQGLDWQGLNLLVIENVGNLVCPASYDLGETLRVVVLSVTEGEDKPLKYPTMFKTADFVLVSKVEVAEAVGCDLALAIANIQRVAPQAQLFEVSARTGVGLDNWYQALLAAMPGAGQPEMEFH, translated from the coding sequence GTGGGATCGGTTGCCATCAATGGAGTCATTCAGCCGGATACCCTTCATCCGCAGTTCCCTAACCATGACCACCCCCACGGTGATCGGGATCAGTCTGGTCATCCCCATGGGCACAGTCATTCCCACGGATCAAAGCACTCCCCTGAGCCTGCCAGCAATATCCATGTCATCCCCATACACCAGGGGATTCTGGCGAAGAATGATCGGATCGCGGCGCAGAATCGCAGCTTTTTCCGCGATCGCGGCATCTTGGTTTTAAACCTGTTGTCCTCTCCTGGTGCGGGCAAGACCGCCCTGATTGAGCGCATGGCAGGGGATTTACCCCAACTTTGCTATCCCCCCAGCGGCACCCCCTTGAAAATCGCCGTGATTGTTGGGGATTTAGCGACGGATAACGATGCCCAACGCTTACGTCATGCGGGGGCAGCCGCAGTGCAAATTACCACCGGGAACACCTGCCATCTAGAAGCGGACATGGTGGCTCAGGCGATGCAAGGACTGGATTGGCAAGGGCTGAATTTACTGGTGATTGAGAACGTGGGTAACCTGGTTTGTCCCGCTAGCTATGACCTCGGAGAAACCCTCCGCGTCGTTGTTTTATCGGTTACCGAAGGGGAAGATAAGCCGCTGAAATACCCGACAATGTTTAAAACCGCTGATTTTGTCCTTGTTAGCAAAGTAGAGGTGGCGGAGGCCGTGGGCTGTGATCTAGCCCTAGCGATCGCCAATATCCAGCGCGTGGCTCCCCAGGCCCAACTGTTTGAGGTTTCCGCCCGCACTGGGGTTGGTTTAGACAATTGGTATCAGGCGCTCCTAGCAGCCATGCCTGGGGCTGGGCAGCCTGAAATGGAATTTCATTGA
- the hypF gene encoding carbamoyltransferase HypF translates to MISLATDPALPAHRLQLRIKGAVQGVGFRPFVYHLAQSLGLRGWIRNTHQGVFIEVEGSSPQLEQFQARLQQEKPAHADLQKIEVTWSDVIGYQDFAILSSEEPTSPQATSALILPDLATCPACLADLFDPQNRHYRYPFTNCTHCGPRFSILRSLPYDRAHTTLQTFSLCPACRLEYDNPSDRRFHAQPNACPRCGPHLELWDSSGQVLASHDQALQQAGTALRAGEILALKGLGGFHLIVDARNNPAVERLRNRKHRPDKPLAVMFPSLDQIREYCHVSDLAAQLLQSAAAPILLLPIQNPSLTAPLAAAIAPGNPYLGGMLPYTPLHHLLLAELSFPVVATSGNRAGVPICIDEIQALKTLEGIADVFLVHNRPIARPIDDSMVQVVNGQGILLRRARGYAPFPITLAKGLADPSPEVILAVGGHLKNTVALYVHQQLFVSQHLGDLDQAPTRDRFQETIQQLCNLYQTTPTVIACDAHPDYYSTQFAHTLATSPHPLSSTRPHLIAVQHHYAHVLSCLADNQWHPPVLGVAWDGTGYGLDGTIWGGECLWLPGEAVPEPGFIRAAHLRTFPLLGGEQAVKAPRRCALGLLYECLGEAAFERLDLAVLQSFLPAELAIFKTMLQRGLNTPRTSSMGRLFDAIAALLGFCPQSSFEGQAAMQLEFAIAGHRTDATYPYQVEQQANTSAERRREPSLQFDPAPMVKAILQDLQNQVPPGIIAATFHNTLVAGLVEVACRLRITYPEITQIVLTGGCFQNQYLLERAIEHLQKQDFLVGCHHQLPSNDGGIAAGQIMAALRFFKHPLTTIKDHERSQPRCA, encoded by the coding sequence ATGATTTCCCTGGCGACTGACCCTGCACTTCCTGCCCATCGCCTCCAGTTGCGGATTAAAGGGGCAGTCCAAGGGGTGGGATTTCGGCCTTTTGTCTACCATTTGGCTCAATCCCTGGGCTTAAGGGGCTGGATTCGCAATACCCATCAAGGAGTTTTCATTGAGGTTGAAGGCAGTAGCCCCCAGCTCGAACAGTTCCAAGCACGCTTACAGCAAGAAAAACCAGCCCATGCAGACTTGCAAAAGATTGAGGTGACGTGGTCAGACGTGATCGGCTATCAAGATTTTGCCATTCTCTCGTCGGAGGAGCCGACCTCCCCGCAAGCCACTTCAGCTCTGATACTGCCGGATTTGGCCACTTGCCCTGCCTGCCTAGCCGATCTTTTTGACCCCCAGAATCGTCACTACCGTTATCCCTTTACCAACTGCACCCACTGTGGGCCTCGATTTAGTATTCTGCGATCGCTGCCCTACGATCGCGCCCATACAACGCTGCAAACCTTTTCGCTCTGTCCCGCCTGTCGGTTGGAGTATGACAATCCTAGCGATCGCCGCTTTCATGCCCAACCCAATGCTTGCCCCCGCTGTGGCCCCCATCTAGAACTGTGGGATTCCTCAGGCCAAGTGCTGGCGTCCCACGATCAAGCGTTACAGCAAGCTGGAACGGCACTGCGGGCAGGAGAAATTCTAGCGCTCAAGGGCTTGGGTGGGTTTCATTTGATCGTGGATGCGCGGAATAATCCGGCAGTTGAGAGGCTCCGCAATCGCAAACATCGTCCCGATAAACCCTTGGCCGTGATGTTTCCCTCCCTGGATCAGATCCGGGAGTATTGCCATGTCAGTGACTTGGCCGCCCAACTTTTACAGTCAGCCGCCGCCCCAATTCTGCTGCTACCGATCCAGAACCCATCCTTAACAGCTCCTCTAGCCGCCGCGATCGCACCGGGTAATCCCTATCTGGGGGGGATGTTACCCTACACACCGCTGCACCACTTGCTCCTGGCTGAACTGAGTTTTCCCGTCGTTGCCACCAGTGGCAATCGCGCCGGTGTACCCATTTGTATTGATGAAATCCAGGCCCTTAAGACCCTGGAGGGGATTGCCGATGTCTTCCTGGTTCACAATCGCCCCATTGCCCGCCCGATCGATGACTCGATGGTGCAAGTGGTTAACGGCCAAGGGATTTTACTTCGTCGTGCCCGTGGCTATGCGCCCTTCCCAATTACCCTCGCTAAAGGGTTAGCAGATCCCAGCCCTGAGGTGATTTTGGCGGTGGGAGGGCATCTGAAAAATACCGTTGCCCTCTACGTTCATCAGCAACTCTTCGTCAGTCAACACCTAGGGGATCTGGATCAGGCACCCACCCGCGATCGCTTCCAGGAAACAATTCAACAGCTCTGTAATCTCTACCAAACAACGCCCACCGTCATTGCCTGTGATGCTCATCCAGACTACTATTCCACCCAATTTGCCCACACCTTAGCTACGTCGCCGCATCCGCTCAGTTCAACCCGTCCCCACCTGATTGCGGTGCAGCATCACTATGCCCATGTGCTGTCTTGTTTGGCCGATAATCAATGGCACCCCCCCGTGTTGGGAGTGGCCTGGGATGGCACGGGCTATGGATTAGATGGCACAATTTGGGGGGGAGAATGCCTGTGGCTACCGGGGGAGGCAGTCCCTGAGCCGGGATTTATCCGTGCTGCTCACCTGCGAACCTTTCCCCTCCTGGGTGGAGAACAGGCAGTGAAAGCACCCCGGCGATGTGCCTTGGGGCTACTCTACGAATGTTTGGGTGAGGCAGCCTTTGAAAGGTTGGATCTAGCGGTCTTGCAATCGTTCTTGCCAGCTGAGTTAGCCATTTTCAAAACCATGCTCCAGCGAGGGCTAAACACCCCCCGGACTTCTAGTATGGGACGCCTGTTTGATGCGATCGCCGCACTACTAGGATTCTGCCCCCAGTCGAGCTTTGAAGGTCAAGCCGCCATGCAACTCGAATTTGCGATCGCAGGTCATCGCACCGATGCTACCTATCCTTACCAGGTAGAGCAACAGGCCAATACCTCTGCGGAGCGGCGACGAGAACCGTCTTTACAGTTCGACCCTGCACCCATGGTGAAAGCAATTCTCCAAGATCTACAGAATCAGGTGCCCCCTGGAATCATTGCAGCCACCTTCCATAACACCCTTGTGGCGGGACTGGTAGAGGTAGCATGTCGGCTGAGAATCACCTATCCAGAAATAACGCAAATTGTTTTGACCGGAGGATGCTTTCAAAATCAATATTTATTAGAGCGCGCCATTGAACACTTACAAAAGCAGGATTTTTTAGTCGGTTGTCATCATCAACTTCCCAGCAACGATGGCGGCATTGCCGCAGGGCAAATTATGGCGGCACTGCGGTTCTTCAAACACCCGTTAACAACCATTAAGGATCATGAGAGGAGTCAACCAAGATGTGCTTAG
- a CDS encoding HypC/HybG/HupF family hydrogenase formation chaperone, with protein sequence MCLAIPGQLISIDQPLPGDGESPEDAFLRRTGKVSFSGILKRVSLAYVPDVTIGDYVIVHVGFALSILDQAEAQETLMYLEQLQPGVED encoded by the coding sequence ATGTGCTTAGCCATTCCAGGACAATTAATCAGCATTGATCAGCCCCTACCGGGAGATGGTGAGTCGCCAGAAGATGCGTTTCTGCGCCGCACGGGAAAGGTGAGTTTTAGTGGCATCCTCAAGCGTGTGAGTTTAGCCTACGTACCGGACGTTACCATTGGTGATTATGTGATCGTCCATGTTGGGTTTGCTTTGAGTATTTTGGATCAAGCTGAAGCCCAGGAAACTTTGATGTACTTGGAACAGTTGCAACCTGGGGTTGAGGATTAG
- a CDS encoding glycoside hydrolase family 16 protein, producing MFDKSINKNIWNVYSGSFASSANACFTTANSLTINGLLNLRINRTTNPCNRSYSSSGLDTYQNYAQNYGRWEIVARFPSGSGTQGYAGLFAADGVSWPPEIDFAEVIGKSPQTLYLTQHYSADGSTQQSSFSYNNGSDWTAGFHVYRLDWVPGQLKYYVDGVLVLTQPQLFTPVPQGMKLAMGTGTGNCGSWADCPSAQFNSATMQVDYVRIYKYNP from the coding sequence GTGTTCGATAAATCAATTAATAAAAATATTTGGAATGTCTATAGTGGTTCTTTTGCATCTAGTGCCAACGCCTGTTTTACCACTGCCAATAGCTTGACAATTAACGGGCTGTTAAACCTCCGAATTAACCGGACTACTAACCCCTGCAACCGTTCCTACTCTTCGAGTGGACTGGATACTTACCAAAACTATGCTCAAAACTATGGACGCTGGGAAATTGTCGCTAGGTTCCCATCTGGCTCCGGCACCCAAGGTTATGCCGGACTATTCGCCGCTGATGGTGTCAGCTGGCCCCCAGAGATTGACTTTGCAGAGGTGATTGGAAAAAGCCCTCAAACCCTTTACCTGACTCAACACTACTCCGCAGATGGAAGTACTCAGCAGAGTAGCTTTAGCTATAACAACGGCTCCGACTGGACTGCTGGGTTCCACGTCTACCGACTAGATTGGGTGCCGGGACAGTTGAAGTATTATGTAGATGGTGTTCTGGTACTGACCCAGCCCCAACTATTTACCCCAGTTCCCCAGGGGATGAAGCTTGCAATGGGAACGGGTACAGGCAATTGTGGAAGCTGGGCCGATTGTCCAAGCGCCCAATTTAATTCGGCAACCATGCAAGTCGATTACGTCCGGATTTATAAATACAATCCGTGA
- a CDS encoding Fur family transcriptional regulator produces the protein MQQQVGEIVQTLKARGLRVTPQRFSVYANLLSRTDHPTAEQILSDLNQDFPVSSQATIYSSLQALREVGLVREVLLDEGVSRYDANVAPHHHFRCDGCGAIEDIPWNTFQGLDLGQLRLGLQATTYEVAVQGLCDLCHPRD, from the coding sequence ATGCAACAGCAGGTCGGCGAGATTGTTCAAACCCTGAAGGCCAGAGGCTTACGGGTGACTCCCCAGCGGTTTTCTGTATACGCGAATCTGTTGTCGCGCACAGATCACCCGACGGCAGAACAAATCCTCAGTGATCTCAACCAAGATTTTCCGGTCTCCTCCCAGGCGACCATTTACAGCTCTCTGCAAGCTTTGAGAGAGGTTGGTCTGGTGCGGGAAGTCCTCTTGGACGAGGGAGTGTCTCGCTACGATGCCAATGTTGCTCCTCACCATCACTTTCGATGTGATGGCTGTGGTGCCATTGAAGATATCCCCTGGAACACCTTCCAAGGACTAGATCTAGGGCAGCTACGGTTAGGGCTGCAAGCAACCACCTATGAGGTAGCTGTGCAGGGATTGTGCGATCTCTGTCATCCGAGGGATTGA
- a CDS encoding peroxiredoxin, translating to MAVLERVPDVVFKTRVRDESIPGPNPFRWQDLTTQEIFGGKRVVVFSLPGAFTPTCSSTHLPRYEELYEEIKAQGVDAIICISVNDAFVMFQWGKHQGAEHVFLLPDGNGEFSRKMGMLVDKSNLGFGMRSWRYSMVVDDGKIEKIFVEPDFGDNCPIDPFEVSDADTMLAYLKAAKAAA from the coding sequence ATGGCAGTTCTTGAAAGAGTTCCCGATGTTGTCTTTAAGACCCGTGTCCGTGATGAATCGATTCCCGGCCCCAACCCCTTTCGCTGGCAGGATCTCACCACTCAAGAAATCTTCGGTGGCAAGCGAGTTGTTGTGTTTTCCCTGCCAGGTGCCTTTACCCCCACCTGTTCCTCAACCCACCTGCCCCGCTACGAAGAACTCTATGAAGAGATCAAGGCTCAAGGGGTGGACGCAATTATCTGTATCTCGGTGAATGATGCCTTCGTGATGTTCCAGTGGGGTAAGCACCAAGGCGCTGAACATGTGTTTCTGCTCCCCGATGGCAATGGTGAGTTCAGCCGCAAGATGGGAATGTTGGTGGATAAGTCCAATCTGGGATTTGGGATGCGTTCCTGGCGCTACTCCATGGTTGTCGATGACGGCAAAATTGAGAAAATCTTTGTCGAGCCTGATTTTGGTGACAACTGCCCCATCGACCCCTTTGAGGTGTCCGACGCCGATACCATGCTGGCCTACTTAAAGGCGGCCAAGGCTGCTGCCTAG
- a CDS encoding tetratricopeptide repeat protein yields MLKRRRKYWPLVSLVIGSGLLVSGGLFGLHQYQSRPAVLSLDQVNGNRQEDWLPHSMSSAQGMTQLTAIARHGGTPERYQARYLLATELIQQRQGQQALTWLQGLEQDYPVLAAQIALKRAQAYTASGDLIQAQAAWHQMLQRYPDNPAVVEALYVLGRQDGRYWQQAIAQFPAHPRTLEIVQHQLQAHPQQPKMLLVLAKHGVYLSGITTVLDTLVSQYGRTLQPQDWEAIAFAYWENQVYGKAGSAYAKAPRTALNLYRTARGLQLNDQTAAARLAYQQLIQAFPTAPETGLALMRMAKLGDPSQALAALGQVIQRFPERRAAALLAKANLLETLGNSEAATQARHTLLTQYGNSEAAAELRWTQAQQQAKAGNLAAARTWAQQIVSQNPESEVAAEATFWNGKWAQKLGQTDAAVAAFNRVLVQYPESYYAWRSAVMLGWHVGDFTTVRWLDPCKRASCTTLIPARRSELPSGSPPSRLSIN; encoded by the coding sequence ATGTTGAAACGACGGCGCAAGTATTGGCCCCTAGTGTCTCTGGTCATAGGCAGCGGGTTGTTGGTCTCTGGGGGACTCTTTGGCCTCCACCAGTACCAGTCTCGTCCAGCGGTGCTCTCCCTGGATCAAGTGAATGGCAATCGCCAGGAAGACTGGCTGCCCCATTCGATGTCGTCGGCTCAGGGAATGACTCAACTCACTGCGATCGCTCGTCATGGCGGCACCCCTGAGCGCTACCAGGCTCGTTATTTACTAGCAACTGAACTGATTCAGCAGCGGCAGGGGCAGCAGGCACTAACCTGGCTGCAAGGGTTAGAGCAGGATTATCCAGTCTTAGCCGCTCAAATCGCGCTCAAACGGGCACAGGCCTATACCGCCAGTGGAGATCTAATCCAAGCGCAGGCAGCATGGCATCAAATGCTCCAGCGCTATCCTGATAATCCAGCGGTTGTGGAGGCTCTGTATGTTTTGGGTCGTCAGGATGGGAGGTACTGGCAGCAGGCGATCGCCCAATTCCCGGCCCATCCCCGCACCCTGGAAATTGTCCAGCACCAATTGCAGGCTCACCCCCAGCAACCCAAAATGCTGTTGGTTCTGGCAAAGCATGGTGTTTATTTGTCAGGGATCACAACCGTGCTAGACACCTTAGTGAGCCAGTATGGTCGAACCTTACAACCTCAAGACTGGGAAGCGATCGCCTTTGCCTACTGGGAAAATCAAGTGTATGGCAAAGCCGGATCTGCCTATGCCAAGGCTCCACGCACCGCTCTGAATCTCTACCGCACCGCGCGGGGACTGCAACTCAATGATCAAACCGCTGCTGCTCGTCTGGCCTATCAACAGTTGATCCAGGCATTCCCGACCGCACCAGAAACTGGGTTGGCACTGATGCGAATGGCAAAGTTAGGAGATCCATCCCAAGCACTGGCCGCTCTGGGACAAGTGATTCAACGATTCCCTGAGCGGCGGGCGGCGGCGCTGTTGGCCAAAGCCAATCTGCTCGAGACCTTGGGGAATTCTGAGGCCGCCACGCAAGCACGGCATACCTTACTCACCCAGTACGGCAACTCAGAGGCCGCTGCTGAACTACGTTGGACCCAGGCACAACAACAGGCTAAGGCAGGAAATCTAGCCGCAGCGCGCACTTGGGCACAGCAAATTGTCAGCCAAAATCCTGAGAGTGAGGTGGCCGCAGAAGCAACCTTCTGGAACGGGAAATGGGCTCAAAAACTCGGGCAGACGGATGCCGCTGTGGCTGCATTTAACCGGGTGCTAGTGCAGTATCCGGAGTCCTACTATGCTTGGCGTTCAGCCGTAATGCTAGGTTGGCACGTGGGGGACTTTACAACGGTTCGCTGGCTGGATCCGTGTAAGAGAGCCTCCTGTACGACCTTGATTCCGGCCCGCCGTTCGGAGTTACCCTCCGGTTCCCCACCCTCAAGGCTCTCTATCAATTAG
- a CDS encoding lytic transglycosylase domain-containing protein, which translates to MHPSVAEQMTDGILRLGVGDHLDGIFMVAHLAEREDPGARSQYHTLKQQPAYWQALYPVPYLDQVSTWSQKRQLNPLLVMGLIRQESRFEAAIHSAVGAVGLMQVMPDTGDWIAKNLHLKHYNLADSGDNLKLGTWYLDYTHDEYRDNSLLAVASYNAGPGNVSDWLTRFGFNDPDQFIEAIPFNETQGYVKAVFENYWNYLRLYSPEVAQRLAAHRQRQPIAAKPLT; encoded by the coding sequence ATGCACCCCAGCGTCGCGGAACAAATGACCGATGGCATTCTGCGCTTGGGAGTGGGGGATCACCTGGATGGGATTTTCATGGTGGCTCACCTAGCGGAGCGGGAAGATCCAGGGGCGAGATCGCAGTACCATACCCTCAAACAGCAACCGGCCTACTGGCAAGCCCTCTATCCAGTCCCTTATCTGGATCAGGTTTCCACGTGGTCGCAAAAACGTCAATTGAATCCGCTGCTGGTGATGGGGTTGATCCGTCAGGAATCACGCTTTGAAGCCGCCATTCATTCAGCTGTGGGAGCCGTGGGTCTGATGCAGGTGATGCCGGATACGGGAGACTGGATTGCTAAAAACCTGCACCTCAAGCACTACAACCTTGCGGATTCGGGTGACAACCTCAAGCTCGGAACCTGGTATTTAGACTACACCCATGATGAATATCGAGATAACTCGCTGCTGGCAGTGGCTAGCTACAACGCGGGGCCAGGCAATGTCTCGGATTGGCTCACCCGGTTTGGCTTCAACGACCCAGATCAGTTTATCGAGGCGATTCCATTTAATGAAACCCAAGGATACGTCAAAGCAGTATTTGAGAACTATTGGAACTATTTACGGCTCTACAGTCCAGAGGTAGCCCAGCGTTTGGCAGCCCACAGGCAGCGACAGCCCATTGCGGCGAAACCCCTCACCTAG
- a CDS encoding twin-arginine translocase subunit TatC, whose protein sequence is MTPTPSDLETHSQSDAPIHPVAADQPPAIDTDSLSGVLPAISLDEVPDDVEMSLFDHLEELRQRIFYALIAIVVAIAGCFLEVKPIVRLLEVPAQGVKFLQLAPGE, encoded by the coding sequence ATGACCCCCACACCTTCAGACCTAGAAACCCATTCCCAGTCGGATGCCCCAATCCATCCCGTGGCGGCAGATCAGCCACCTGCCATCGATACAGATAGCCTGAGTGGCGTCCTGCCTGCAATCAGCCTTGATGAGGTGCCCGACGATGTGGAAATGTCCTTGTTCGATCATCTGGAGGAGTTACGGCAGCGGATCTTCTATGCCTTGATTGCCATTGTCGTAGCGATCGCGGGGTGTTTTCTAGAGGTGAAGCCGATTGTACGCCTCCTCGAAGTACCAGCCCAAGGGGTGAAGTTTCTGCAACTGGCTCCGGGGGAGTAG
- a CDS encoding twin-arginine translocase subunit TatC gives MKVAAYSGLLVASPFVLYQIIQFVLPGLTRRERRFLGPIVLGSSVLFVAGLGFAYIALVPAALKFFHQLRGRCGRATVVD, from the coding sequence ATGAAAGTGGCTGCCTACAGTGGTCTCTTGGTAGCGAGTCCCTTTGTGCTTTACCAAATAATTCAATTTGTGCTGCCAGGGCTGACCCGTCGAGAGCGGAGATTTCTGGGGCCGATTGTCCTGGGTTCTAGTGTTTTATTTGTCGCGGGGTTGGGCTTTGCTTACATTGCCCTGGTGCCAGCAGCGCTGAAGTTTTTTCATCAACTACGGGGCCGATGTGGTCGAGCAACTGTGGTCGATTGA
- a CDS encoding twin-arginine translocase subunit TatC, with the protein MVEQLWSIDRYFEFVLLLLFSTGLAFQIPVIQMLLGLLGIVSSQQMLSGWRYVVLGGAILGAVLTPSTDPLTQSLLAGAVLGLYFGGTGLVKLLGR; encoded by the coding sequence GTGGTCGAGCAACTGTGGTCGATTGATCGCTACTTCGAGTTTGTGTTGCTGTTGCTATTTAGTACCGGGCTGGCATTTCAGATTCCGGTGATCCAAATGCTCTTGGGTTTGTTGGGCATTGTCTCTTCTCAACAAATGCTCTCAGGTTGGCGCTACGTGGTTCTGGGGGGAGCGATTTTAGGAGCGGTGCTCACGCCTTCCACTGATCCCTTGACCCAGAGCCTTTTAGCGGGGGCGGTTTTAGGGCTGTACTTTGGGGGAACTGGTTTAGTCAAACTCTTGGGTCGCTAG
- a CDS encoding DUF3067 family protein yields the protein MTGSELRQLLLQKWGCSYDIQLRRTQGKILVQIMWKYWEQASFPLTETEYLAHLDQVAQYLIAWDRVAQVQQFIAQTRDRPRLGKVVTIPLALGGRASEWLLEEF from the coding sequence ATGACAGGATCAGAACTGCGACAACTTCTCCTGCAAAAGTGGGGATGCTCCTATGACATTCAATTACGACGCACCCAGGGCAAGATTTTGGTGCAAATAATGTGGAAGTATTGGGAGCAAGCGTCATTTCCCCTGACGGAAACTGAGTATTTGGCGCACCTTGATCAAGTTGCCCAATATCTGATTGCTTGGGATCGGGTGGCTCAGGTGCAGCAATTCATTGCCCAGACCCGCGATCGCCCCCGTTTAGGCAAAGTCGTCACCATTCCCCTAGCGTTAGGGGGGCGAGCCTCTGAGTGGCTCTTGGAAGAGTTTTAA
- the petC gene encoding cytochrome b6-f complex iron-sulfur subunit: protein MAQVSATPDVPDMGRRQFMNLLTFGAITGTALGALYPVIKFFIPPSAGGASGGAIAKDALGNDILASNFLATHNPGDHVLAQGLKGDPTYIVVTEEKAIGNYGLNAVCTHLGCVVPWNAAENKFKCPCHGSQYDATGKVIRGPAPLSLALVHAAVDNDRVAFTNWTETDFRTDEAPWWA, encoded by the coding sequence ATGGCTCAAGTTTCTGCTACTCCTGACGTCCCAGATATGGGGCGTCGCCAATTCATGAATCTTCTGACGTTTGGTGCGATCACAGGAACAGCGCTCGGGGCTTTGTATCCTGTGATTAAATTCTTTATTCCACCGTCCGCAGGGGGCGCGAGTGGGGGCGCGATCGCCAAAGATGCGCTGGGTAATGACATCCTGGCCAGCAATTTTCTGGCAACGCATAATCCTGGAGATCACGTTTTAGCCCAGGGTTTAAAGGGTGACCCGACCTACATTGTGGTCACGGAAGAGAAGGCGATTGGTAACTATGGACTGAATGCAGTTTGTACCCATTTAGGCTGCGTTGTTCCCTGGAATGCGGCGGAGAATAAGTTCAAGTGCCCCTGTCACGGTTCACAGTACGATGCCACTGGCAAGGTGATTCGGGGCCCTGCTCCCCTCTCCTTGGCATTGGTGCATGCGGCGGTTGACAACGACCGTGTTGCCTTTACCAATTGGACTGAGACAGATTTCCGCACCGATGAAGCACCCTGGTGGGCTTAG